A window of Longimicrobiales bacterium genomic DNA:
GGTGCATCGCACGATGCATATCATTCGCGGGAGGGTCATTCGCTCTGAACCGTCTGGCGCCGCGGCGGTGTCAACGATCCCGGCGAAGAAGTCGAAACCGGTGGAGGGTGGTGGCGCGGTACCAGGCGATCCGCCAGTGACAAACTGAACAACACACCGACCCGTCGCAGGGGCGCGCCAGCCGGGCGCCGAGGACGAGAAAACCGCGTAGTTCAGCGGGTGTCGGTGCAGGTCGGCCCGGAGGGTGAAGCCTCCGGAGGATGAGGCCAGTGGTTCGAATCCACTCGGGCGCATGATGTGAAAGAAGGGGGTTTAGGCGACGTCGTCGTCTGAACCCCCTTCTTTCGTCGGCACGGTCTGTTCCTCAGCTCGAGTTCACCCTCGCGCCGACCATGATGGCTGAGCACGGGTACTTAGCTGCTGCAGACGCACCGGAGAGCTCCTCACCGTGCGGTGGGTCCGCCGTCCTCGCCGGCTGAGCTCGTTAGCCGGGTCAGGCCTGTGCCGTCATCGTTCATGATAAAGATCTCGGTGTCGCCGCCGGTCGACGGCCGAAAGGACATGAAGATGATCTGGCCGCTCTGCGTCCAGGACGGTGCCCGGCTGCACCACTCGTTGTTCGCGTCCGCCGGATCCTTCGGTGTCAGGTTCACCGGATCACTGCCATCCACGTTCATCACGAACACAGAGCAGTAGCCCTCCTCGAAGCTCATGTAGGCGATCTTCTGCCCATTCGGCGACCACGCGGCCATCTGTGCGAATCTCGCGGGCACATCGGTGAGTTGAACCGTCTCATCGAATCGGAGGTCGGTCATCCAGACGTTACTGCCGCGCCGGAACGTCAGTCGGTGACCGTCCGG
This region includes:
- a CDS encoding DPP IV N-terminal domain-containing protein; protein product: LDYYPDISNNGKWVVYTSRVGTGPSDIYLVSTAGGDPINLTETTDASEDWARFSPNGQRIAFHGDADGDTEIYILDLKSGELTQVTSNTVADTWPEWSPDGHRLTFRRGSNVWMTDLRFDETVQLTDVPARFAQMAAWSPNGQKIAYMSFEEGYCSVFVMNVDGSDPVNLTPKDPADANNEWCSRAPSWTQSGQIIFMSFRPSTGGDTEIFIMNDDGTGLTRLTSSAGEDGGPTAR